One window of the Pyxicephalus adspersus chromosome 5, UCB_Pads_2.0, whole genome shotgun sequence genome contains the following:
- the LOC140331503 gene encoding solute carrier family 22 member 13-like — protein sequence MTEFGEILQNVGEFGRFQKFLVFQMCLLSFFNAFHMFGQVFMGISVPHHCNTNWILEKNPNLTEEYQLNLTIPRNIDGSYEQCLMYTPVNWDIESIERYGLNSTNVCQDGWVYDTSQQKTTLVTEFDLVCQRKEQKDVSQSMHMLGLLIGSVIFGNLGDRIGRRPVILISMLMMFAFGVGAGFVPNFYVYMVLRCIIGIGMAGVFLNNLTLVAEWVGTSQRAFATITAHVCFAVGLMALAGVAYVIRNWRLLQIACSAPTGLLFWFIWLLPESPRWLLAKGKVKNAKKLLQKAAVMNKCLLSEELIKQLQEEKQTKSGKMIDLFRIPNLRKVSLIMCLIWFVNSLVYYGLSLSVGSFGFDIYLTQLIFGAVEVPARIGSMFLVEYIGRKRSQSACLLLGGVVCLIVSAIPKEFSIVITVLAVIGKFATASSYSICYIYAAEIFPTVIRQNGVGLCSMTSRVAGIIAPLINLLDQYHPAIPMAVYGSGPIIGGILCFFLPETRNRDLQDHTHEVNGAPSEQNRGQHSINGFLEPGTEQEQKSTRF from the exons atgacagagtttggagaaATTCTACAAAATGTTGGGGAATTTGGTCGGTTCCAGAAATTTTTGGTATTTCAGATGTGTTTACTCAGCTTCTTCAATGCCTTCCACATGTTTGGACAAGTGTTTATGGGAATATCAGTGCCTCATCACTGCAATACTAATTGGATCTTAGAAAAGAACCCAAACCTAACTGAGGAATATCAGCTGAATTTAACCATTCCTCGTAACATTGACGGCAGCTATGAGCAATGCCTCATGTACACTCCAGTGAACTGGGATATAGAATCTATTGAAAGGTATGGACTAAACAGCACAAATGTCTGCCAGGATGGATGGGTGTATGATACGTCACAGCAGAAGACAACACTGGTCACAGAg TTTGACCTGGTGTGTCAAAGAAAGGAACAGAAGGATGTCTCCCAGTCCATGCACATGTTGGGACTACTTATTGGATCTGTTATTTTTGGTAATCTAGGAGACAG GATTGGTAGACGTCCTGTTATATTAATCTCAATGTTAATGATGTTTGCCTTTGGTGTCGGAGCAGGATTTGTTCCAAATTTTTATGTCTATATGGTTCTGCGTTGTATTATAGGAATTGGAATGGCTGGTGTTTTTCTGAACAATCTTACATTAG ttgcaGAGTGGGTAGGAACATCACAACGTGCATTTGCCACTATAACTGCACATGTTTGTTTTGCAGTAGGGCTAATGGCTTTGGCTGGGGTAGCATATGTCATTCGAAACTGGAGATTGTTACAGATTGCTTGTTCTGCACCCACAGGCCTACTCTTTTGGTTTATATG GCTTCTTCCAGAATCACCTAGATGGCTTTTAGCTAAGGGCAaagtaaaaaatgctaaaaaactcCTCCAAAAAGCAGCAGTTATGAATAAATGCCTTCTATCTGAGGAATTAATTAAACAG TTACAAGAAGAAAAACAGACTAAATCTGGAAAAATGATAGATCTATTTAGGATCCCAAATCTGAGAAAAGTATCTCTGATTATGTGTTTGATATG GTTTGTTAACAGCCTGGTCTATTATGGCCTAAGTCTCAGTGTTGGGAGTTTTGGGTTTGACATATATCTTACCCAACTCATATTTGGAGCAGTAGAGGTTCCAGCTCGGATTGGATCCATGTTCCTGGTGGAGTATATTGGAAGAAAACGAAGCCAGTCAGCCTGTCTCTTGCTTGGAGGAGTAGTCTGCCTGATTGTTTCTGCAATACCAAAAG AGTTTTCCATTGTAATAACAGTGCTTGCTGTAATTGGAAAATTTGCAACAGCATCTTCCTAttctatttgttatatatatgctGCTGAGATATTCCCCACTGTTATCCG ACAAAACGGAGTGGGTCTCTGCTCTATGACATCCCGTGTAGCTGGAATAATTGCTCCACTTATAAATCTCTTGGACCAGTATCACCCAGCTATTCCAATGGCTGTTTATGGCAGTGGTCCCATCATTGGTGGCATACTCTGTTTCTTCCTACCAGAGACACGGAATAGAGACCTGCAGGATCATACACATGAAGTCAATGGGGCTCCAAg tGAGCAGAACAGAGGACAACACTCAATCAATGGATTTCTTGAACCGGGCACAGAGCAGGAACAGAAGAGTACACGTTTCTAA